The sequence tctcttatgaataaataaaatcttaaaaaaaaaaaaacgctttaaaaaataataaagtgactTCTTAAGACTTCCTCAAGTGGCAATTGCCCCTTACTAGAATTCTGTCTATACCTTTACTCAACTTCACTTCAAAAAGTTTGGTTCTCTAATGAAGAACCAAGAGAAGCAGAGGAATAAGCATCCGCATAAAACACATAAAGTGAAAGATCCCTATAATTTCTAATCTGTGGATAAAACCTGAAAGGAGTCTGGGGGACTAACCAAATAGCAAATCACTTCGAGATTGATGACATACGCCTTATTatctaaattaaaatagaaaacacagggacacctgggtgattgaGAAGCTGAGCGactaactttggctcagggcgtgattctggcccaggatccagccccacactgggcttcctatggggagcctgcttctccctctgtgtctctgcctctctctgtctctcacaagtcagtaagtaaaatcttttacaaataaaatagaaaacacaggtAAGAAAATCAACTTCTGAAGATgatcgatttttttttaattatacggCCCCGATATTTAAactatggctttttaaaatcataaacaaggaaaaaattttttaaagcaacagaTAAGTCCTAGGAGATCATGAAAACCAGCCCAGCGCAGCCCGCGACCGTGCGCCCCGCTGCTCGGGGTCCttgcccgcgccccgcccgcggctCGCACCTTCCTCAGCGCAGACATCCTCGGGCGCAGAGCGACATGGCCTTAGTCACGGTACCCAGCCCGGCGCACGCTCGGAGCCCCTCGCCGGCGCCTGCGCACTGGGCGCTCGGGAGACCTGGCGCGCTGGGGGGCGGCGGAGGCATCTGGGGAGGGGCCAGgacccgccgcccgccgccgcccgccgccgcccgccgccgcgcaggccccgccccggatGCCACCTGTGCGGCGCGCCAGAGGCGGCGGGTAACCCGGGGCGCGTGCCACTCGCCGGCAGCCCCGCGGTCCcagcgccgcccgccgccgcgcaggccccgccccggatGCCACCTGTGCTGCGCGCCAGAGGCGGCGGGTAACCCGGGGCGCGTGCCACTCGCCGGCAGCCCCGCGGTCCCAGCGCCGCCCGCGCGGCCGGTGCCAGGGCGCCGCTAAGTTAGCGCGCGGCTCCACACGTGCCTCGGCGCCCCGCATCCGTTGGACGGACCGGCAGCAGGTGCGGCGGGCCGTGTGGCCGGAGGCTCCCGAGCCGTCCAGGGACCGTCCGTCCTGCCGCTGGCGCTGCCCCAAACCCGAGCCGCTTCCGTGTTCCCTCGCCGCTGCCCCGCGGGAGCCGGACGCCGCCCCCTCCTCAGGCCCCGCAGCTCCCCCAGCCCGCCCGTCCGCCCCGCCCAGCCCGCGCCGCACCCACGCCCCGGGAGCGCAGGGTCGGGGAACCCCCGCCGGCGAGGGACGAGGCCGCCGCGCAGCACGACCCTGGCCACGGCCCCGCGGCTCGCACCTTCCTCAGCGCTGACATCCTCGGGCGCTCGGAGTTCAGCAGGCGCAGGGCGACACGGCGGGCGGCCCGACCTCCCGTCAGTCCGCGGGGCAACCGCCGCCGCGCGCTCCGACCGCGCTCCATCTCGGCGCACGCTCGGAGCCCCCCGCCGGCGCCTGCGCACTGGGCGCTCGGGAGGCCTGGCGCGCTGGAGGGCGGCGGGCGCGCGGAGGCATCTGGGGAGGGGCCACGCCCCCGCCGCGGAGCCCAGGCCACGCCCCCGCCGCCCGACggcgcgcaggccccgccccggatGCCACCTGTGGCGCGGGCCGTCGCCGGCCTCCCGAGAGTCCCGGCACCTATGTTCCAGGCTGTACCTTAGGTCCTTCACTGCATCTTCTGCCTTGAGTGCAAAGACAAGACAAGAGCAAGCACACATCATCCCAGGAgggtttaaaaataatgataagcaCAACACTTTTTTGTTGcccaatttttttgtttgtttggtgtaCCTCACAGATACCTTGATTCATGTCACAAAGGAAATGACATGTTTACAAGTTTACAGCAATGCTCCATGTCCCCATCTAACAGAGCTTGCTGAGCTTTACAGCCAGACTGATGTTCCATCTGGTGTGTATTCTAAGTAAAGCTGCTTAGTGATGACCATGAGCAGGTGCAGGACTAGAAGCTTTCAGAGCTTTACTTCCTTCATCAGCACTCCTAATTTTATGAATGATGAAGCCCATCAACCCCATTCCTACTCAAATCTTCTGATAAACTTGGGTAGAATAGGGCTTCATGGGgacccaaatatttttaaaaagactttgaaaCATTTGGTATAGGACCCATGGTGCATGCCTCAGGGATCTGCCCGGCCAAGGACTCGGAAAGGTCACTGGGTGCTATATTGCCTAGTTCTTAAAGCACTGACCCTGAATGAAGGCTCAGGAACCCCACGCACTGTCTGGTTACATTTAGGTAATCGAAAATCCAGTAGTCAAAATGTCCAGTCTTTTGTAATTAGCAAAGTTGTGAACATGACGTGAGGTTAATTAGTTTTCCTATCTAGAACTTGAGCCTGTGGCAGATGGTTTGCAGTGGGAGAGTGAATATAGTCATTAAAGCTTCGCTATTTTTAATCTCCCCTCCTTCTCACTATTCTGTAGACATTTTAGAGGAAAAACCCCTGTTATTATGTTCATTATatagcttgatgaattttcacaaagtaaaaCAATGT comes from Canis lupus familiaris isolate Mischka breed German Shepherd chromosome 2, alternate assembly UU_Cfam_GSD_1.0, whole genome shotgun sequence and encodes:
- the LOC111091118 gene encoding uncharacterized protein LOC111091118 isoform X2, whose amino-acid sequence is MQCRDSREAGDGPRHRWHPGRGLRAVGRRGRGLGSAAGAWPLPRCLRAPAALQRARPPERPVRRRRRGAPSVRRDGARSERAAAVAPRTDGRSGRPPCRPAPAELRAPEDVSAEEGLYELLALVPGQLGPRVDSQEDLTFLWDMFGEKILHSLVKNLHSVSWCSTDRVYNVKNNPVLLFCPDSVLRKVLRTTRATPQRYVAFEENVSIEKLLLYKGNTKAKNKGVQWKE